The genomic DNA GACGTAACGGTCTTCACGCAGGATAAGGTTTTTCGCTTGTTGACCGACCATCACATTCAACATGGCCCTTCGTTTCCTAAGCCGATCGACTTCCTGATCGATATGACCAGTGGCGACCTCACATTTAAGGCGGAGGATGGCAGCATCTCGAAGGAGCATATGGATCTCCCGTCTGATGTCGCTAATGGACTTCCGCCGAATCTGCTGTTGAACATCCTTCCTTCGACACCTCAGACCAGAGTCTCCTATATCGCGCCGGGCAAAAAGGCGCGACTCATCCATATCTCGATCAGACCGGCGGGGACCATCCCCTTCAAAGTCGGAACATTCCGGCGAAAAGCGACAGACTTCGCGCTCCATGTTGAACTGGGTGGCGTAACAGGAGTAATTGCGCCGATTATCGGCAAGCAGCCCTCGGACTACCATATCTGGCTCCAGGCGGGTAATCCTCCCGCGTTCGTTCGCGAGGAAGGAGCGCTGTACGAAGGAGGGCCGATCTGGAGAATGGAGCAAATAAGCCCTTCCTTTTAGGAGTCATTGCTCGGGCGATACGATGTCAGCATGGGATATTAGCCTCGGTCTGAGGCTGCGCTACATCTGCCCTCCGCGACAAATATGGCAGACCCTGCGCACATGCACTTTTATTTTTAATACAATGACATCGCGGATATACACGAGCGAAACTTGGCTGCTTCCATCTTTGAAAGAGGACAGAAGGCCGTGTCTGTAATGATTCCGCAAATGAAACTCTAACAAGGGACAGGGTCGATGTCGACTAACGAAAATCGAATCCACCGCCTCGGGATTGACGCGCAGGGTAAAGTACCTGGGTGGATGACCGTGCATGAGAACTAATGCGGCGACGGTGTGCACCACGACTGACTCCATTTCATTGAGCTTTTCATCCGCGAGATAGACACAAGGAACTGATCGATGAGCGTTCCGGGGACATCAAATTCTGTTCGAGAGGCAGGTTTTGTTGTAGGCAGCCCACTCAGCGTTGTCCCGCTCAGCACTGCAGAGGTATCGCTGCGGGAACGCGAAAGGGAGCTTGAAGAGGCGCACCGGATTGCGCGTCTGGGGACTTGGAAGTGGGTGAAGGCGACGAATGTGCTCACATGGTCGCCGGAGGTGTACCGGATCTATGGGTGCGACCCGACACTGCCTCCTCCGCGTGGGGACGCGACCCGCAAGTTGACGGGCGAGAAGAGCTGGGAGGCCATCACTACGGCGCTGCAACGCGCCTTCGACTACGGGGAGCCTTACGAGCTCGACCTATCGATCACCAACACCAGCGGCGAACCCCGCTGGGTCCAGGCACGGGGGGAGGTGGCCGAGCGCGACGCCAATGGAGCGGTGACGGTGCTGCGCGGGACAGTGCAGGACATTACCGAACGAAAGCAGAACGAAGCGCGGTTGGAACAGTTGACGGACAGACTGCTCGAGACGGAGTCGCGGTTCCAGCGCCTTTACGAAGCGAATCTGATGGGCATCTGCTACCCGGATAGGTTCGGTGCTTTCTCGGACGGCAACGACGAGTTTCTCCGTGTAGTGGGATACACGAGAGCGGACCTGAAGGCGGGCCTCGTGCGGTGGGACACGATGACGCCGCCGGAGTATGCCGAGCTGGATGCGAGGCACATCGGCGAGGCGGCCGAACGCGGAAGCTGCACGCCCTATGAAAAGGAGTACATCCGCAAGGACGGATCGCGCGTGCCAATCATGTGCGGATATGCCCTGCTGGAGGGTTCAGAGGATGAGTACATCGGGTTCATCAGCGATCTGAGCGCGCAGAAAGAGGCCGAGCATGCAATGGCGGAGCGCGAGCGAAGGTTTCGCGAGCTGGCGGAGAGTCTGCCGGAGTTGGTTTGGGAGTCGGATGCGAGTGGCGCGGTGACCTACTTCAACCACAACTTCCGGCTCTTTTCCGGCTTTGAGCTGGCAGATATTCGAGGCAGAGAGATTAGGGAATTGGTGCATCCGGAGGACGAGCCAAGAACGTCCGCGCACTGGATGCGATGTGTGCAGGCTGGCGAACCGTACGAGAACGAGCATCGGATGCGGCGGAAGGACGGGTCCTATCGGGCGTTTCTGGCGCGTGCTGTTGCAGTCCGCAATGACGCGGGCGAGATCGTGCGCTGGCTCGGGACGGCCACGGACATCCACGATCAGAAGCTAGCAGAAGAGGCGTTGCGACGCACGGAAAAGCTCGCTGCTGCCGGACGCCTTGCGGCGAGCATGGCGCACGAGATTAATAATCCGCTGGAATCGGTGACGAACTCGCTCTTCCTGGCCCTTCAGGACAAGACGTTGCCCGCAGACACGCGGGCTTATCTCGAGCTAGCTGACAGGGAGTTGCGGCGTGTTGCCCATGTGACCACGCAGACGCTGCAGTTTCACCGTCAGTCGAGGTTCGCGGCAGTCGAGGACTTGGGCAGCCTGATGGACTCAGCTGTCGCATTGTTCGAGGTACGCGCGGCGACCGTAGGTGTGATTTTGGAACGCGACTATCGCTGTGCTGGACGGCTGTACTGTTGTGGCGATGAGGTCCGGCAAGTATTTGCAAACCTGCTGAGCAACGCTCTGGATGCAGTCCGGGGCGGTGGGAAGATCAGGGTGAGGATCGCCCGCGTGAAGGGCTGGGACGAGGCAAGGACGGAGGGATTGCGCGTGTCGGTAGGGGACACAGGACAAGGAATTCCAGTCGAGATCCGAGAAAAGATCTTCGAGGCCTTTGTGACGACGAAGGACGCGACAGGCACGGGATTGGGCCTATGGGTGTCGTTGGGCATCATACAGAAGCATGGCGGAAGGATAGCGATGCGCACCCGTCTGGGTCAGGGAACTGTCTTCAGCTTGTTCCTGCCAATAGACGGTCTACCGGCCAGGCTTGTACCGAGCTAGAACGAATCCAGTATCCGCGAAGCTCATCGCTGCCTGAATTCGACCGTGTCCAGGCCAGGCTGTTTGATGAACGTGTGTAGAGGTTTCGGGTATTTCGAGCTGGGGTCTTGTACGGGTTGCGCCGTGCTCGGATACATCTTGGCCTGTTCCTGCGCGGTGGCCACTGTCCAAACGCAGGCGGAACCGCAACCGCCGCTAAACCTGATCCCAAGGCACCAATCATTTGTCGACGCGATAAAGACTTCTCTGAATTTTCCCGTTCCTCGGCCATCACACGGTCCTCTGACGTTCCGAGCTAGATAAAGCTCATGTTGTCGCGAGACACTAAAGAGCTCCATATACCTCGACCTTATTGCGACCCAAACTCAGTAGGTTGTTTGTCCTAATCCGACGATTCGCAAGAACAGCAAGGTGGGTTTTCATTGTTTGGTCGCCACTACGTTTACGCCGAGAACGCCATCGCACGATCAAGCATCAGATAAGCATGGTTGTTCCTATCTGTGGAAAGCATGACTGGGAGCATGTCTTGACAGGTCTCCCGGCCTTTTGTCCCGGCTCGGCACCGATGCTCGTGATAAGTCCTCACCCTGACGACGAGACGTTAACTGTGGGCGGTCTGATTTATGCGCAGCGCGAAAGAGACTTGCCAATTACGATAGTCGCGGTTACTGATGGGGAAAATGCATATGACGGATACGCTGGGCTCGGCGAACTCCGCGTAAGAGAGCAGACACAGGCGGCTGCGCGTCTCCGAATCGAAAGCGAATATCTGCTGCGGTTACAGATCACAGACAGCAAGGTAAGCCAAGAGCGATCGAGCGTCGTCGAACGGCTTCTGCCTTTCGTCACGCCACGGACGCATATTCTGGCCCCCTGGCCTTTTGACTT from Granulicella aggregans includes the following:
- a CDS encoding PAS domain S-box protein — protein: MSVPGTSNSVREAGFVVGSPLSVVPLSTAEVSLRERERELEEAHRIARLGTWKWVKATNVLTWSPEVYRIYGCDPTLPPPRGDATRKLTGEKSWEAITTALQRAFDYGEPYELDLSITNTSGEPRWVQARGEVAERDANGAVTVLRGTVQDITERKQNEARLEQLTDRLLETESRFQRLYEANLMGICYPDRFGAFSDGNDEFLRVVGYTRADLKAGLVRWDTMTPPEYAELDARHIGEAAERGSCTPYEKEYIRKDGSRVPIMCGYALLEGSEDEYIGFISDLSAQKEAEHAMAERERRFRELAESLPELVWESDASGAVTYFNHNFRLFSGFELADIRGREIRELVHPEDEPRTSAHWMRCVQAGEPYENEHRMRRKDGSYRAFLARAVAVRNDAGEIVRWLGTATDIHDQKLAEEALRRTEKLAAAGRLAASMAHEINNPLESVTNSLFLALQDKTLPADTRAYLELADRELRRVAHVTTQTLQFHRQSRFAAVEDLGSLMDSAVALFEVRAATVGVILERDYRCAGRLYCCGDEVRQVFANLLSNALDAVRGGGKIRVRIARVKGWDEARTEGLRVSVGDTGQGIPVEIREKIFEAFVTTKDATGTGLGLWVSLGIIQKHGGRIAMRTRLGQGTVFSLFLPIDGLPARLVPS
- a CDS encoding PIG-L deacetylase family protein, translated to MLVISPHPDDETLTVGGLIYAQRERDLPITIVAVTDGENAYDGYAGLGELRVREQTQAAARLRIESEYLLRLQITDSKVSQERSSVVERLLPFVTPRTHILAPWPFDFHPDHEACGVAARELAERTGARLAFYFFWTWHRGTPELLEGLRLHAFPLNVDQRTAKAEALAFHASQLHHPSGDPILHDIHLWPAFLPFEFYLPA